The following coding sequences are from one Zalophus californianus isolate mZalCal1 chromosome 5, mZalCal1.pri.v2, whole genome shotgun sequence window:
- the LOC113928585 gene encoding protocadherin beta-15-like isoform X1, whose amino-acid sequence MEAGGECFPKQRQVLIFFLVLGVALAGWESRRYSVMEETESGLFVANLAKDLGLGVGELAARGARVVSEDNEPRLLLDLQTGELILNEKLDREEMCGPRDPCVMHFQVLLKKPLGVFRAELLVRDINDHSPEFPEGEMTLKISENSPPGTVFPLKKAQDLDVGNNNIQNYSISPNSHFHVSTRIRGDGRKYPELVLDKELDREKQTELRLTLTALDGGSPPRSGTTQVRILVLDVNDNAPEFAKTLYQVKVPENSPVGMLIIKVSARDLDTGTNGEISYSYFYISQEISTTFELNNLSGEVRLVKKLDFETRSSYELEIDAADGGGLSGRCSVSIEVVDVNDNFPEITISSLTSPIPENSPETEVALFRIRDRDSGDNGRMTCSIQDDLPFLLKPSEENFYTLVTNGALDRETRAEYNITITVTDLGTPRLKTQHNITVTVSDVNDNAPAFSQAAYTLRVRENNSPALHIGSVSATDRDSGANAQVTYSLLPPQDPQLPLASLVSINADNGQLFALRSLDFEALRAFEFRVGAADRGSPALSSQALVRVLVVDDNDNSPFVLYPLQNGSAPCTELVPRAAEAGYLVTKVVAVDGDSGQNAWLSYQLLKATEPGLFGVWAHSGEVRTARLLSERDAVKHRLVVLVKDNGEPPLSASVTLHVLLVDGFSQPYLPLPDAAAAEARADPLTVYLVVALASVSSLFLFSVLVFVAVRLCRRSRAASGGGCSVPEGPFPGHLVDVSGAGTLSHSYQYEVCLTEGSGTNEFKFLKPIFPSILSQDRRNKSEGNSTFRNSLVGHNTSS is encoded by the coding sequence ATGGAGGCCGGAGGGGAGTGTTTTCCCAAACAAAGGCAAGTCCTGATTTTCTTTCTCGTATTGGGGGTGGCTCTGGCAGGCTGGGAATCTCGTCGCTATTCCGTAATGGAGGAAACCGAGAGTGGCTTGTTTGTGGCCAACCTGGCCAAGGACCTGGGGCTGGGAGTCGGGGAGCTAGCAGCACGGGGAGCCCGAGTGGTCTCTGAGGATAACGAACCCCGCTTGCTGCTTGATCTGCAGACCGGGGAGTTGATATTAAACGAGAAACTGGATCGGGAGGAGATGTGTGGCCCCAGAGATCCATGTGTAATGCATTTCCAAGTGTTATTGAAAAAACCATTGGGAGTATTTCGAGCTGAGCTACTGGTGAGAGATATAAATGATCATTCTCCAGAGTTTCCTGAAGGAGAAATGACTCTGAAAATCTCAGAGAATAGCCCCCCCGGGACCGTGTTTCCTCTGAAAAAAGCCCAGGACTTGGATGTGGGCAACAACAACATCCAGAATTACAGTATCAGTCCCAACTCTCATTTCCATGTTTCTACCCGCATCCGGGGGGATGGTAGGAAATACCCAGAACTGGTACTTGATAAAGAGCTGGATCGAGAGAAGCAGACGGAGCTCAGATTAACCCTCACAGCGCTGGATGGAGGCTCTCCACCCCGGTCTGGCACCACCCAGGTGCGCATCTTGGTCTTGGACGTCAATGACAATGCCCCTGAGTTTGCAAAGACACTCTACCAGGTGAAGGTTCCAGAGAACAGCCCTGTGGGCATGCTAATTATCAAGGTCTCCGCTAGAGATTTAGACACTGGGACAAATGGGGAGATATCCTActcctatttttatatttctcaggAAATAAGCACAACTTTTGAGCTAAACAACCTTTCAGGAGAAGTTCGACTAGTTAAAAAACTAGATTTTGAAACAAGATCTTCATATGAGCTGGAAATAGATGCGGCTGATGGTGGGGGGCTTTCTGGAAGATGCTCTGTCTCCATTGAGGTGGTGGATGTTAATGATAACTTCCCAGAAATAACTATTTCATCACTCACCAGTCCCATTCCTGAAAATTCCCCTGAGACAGAAGTGGCTCTGTTTAGAATTAGAGACCGAGACTCGGGGGACAACGGAAGGATGACTTGCTCcatccaggatgatctccccttcctcctgaaACCATCAGAAGAGAATTTCTATACCCTGGTAACAAATGGGGCGCTGGACAGAGAGACAAGAGCCGAGTACAACATCACCATCACCGTCACCGACCTGGGGACCCCCAGGCTGAAAACCCAGCACAACATAACGGTGACGGTCTCCGACGTCAACGACAACGCCCCGGCCTTCAGCCAAGCCGCCTACACCCTGCGGGTGCGCGAGAACAACAGCCCCGCCCTGCACATCGGCAGCGTGAGCGCCACGGACAGAGACTCGGGCGCCAACGCGCAGGTCACCTACTCGCTGCTGCCGCCCCAGGACCCGCAGCTGCCGCTGGCCTCGCTGGTGTCCATCAACGCGGACAACGGGCAGCTGTTCGCGCTCAGGTCCCTGGATTTCGAGGCGCTGCGGGCGTTCGAGTTCCGCGTGGGCGCGGCCGACCGCGGCTCGCCGGCGCTCAGCAGCCAGGCGCTGGTGCGCGTGCTGGTGGTGGACGACAACGACAACTCGCCCTTCGTGCTGTACCCGCTGCAGAACGGCTCCGCGCCCTGCACCGAGCTGGTGCCCAGGGCGGCCGAGGCGGGCTACCTGGTGACCAAGGTGGTGGCGGTGGACGGCGACTCGGGCCAGAACGCCTGGCTGTCGTACCAGCTGCTCAAGGCCACGGAGCCCGGGCTGTTCGGCGTGTGGGCGCACAGCGGCGAGGTGCGCACGGCCAGGCTGCTGAGCGAGCGCGACGCCGTCAAGCACAGGCTGGTGGTGCTGGTCAAGGACAATGGCGAGCCGCCGCTGTCGGCCAGCGTCACGCTGCACGTGCTGCTGGTGGACGGCTTCTCGCAGCCCTACCTGCCGCTCCCGGACGCGGCGGCGGCCGAGGCCCGCGCCGACCCGCTCACCGTCTACCTGGTGGTCGCCTTGGCGTCGGTGTCGTCGCTCTTCCTGTTCTCGGTGCTGGTGTTCGTGGCGGTGCGGCTGTGCAGGAGGAGCCGGGCGGCGTCGGGGGGCGGCTGCTCGGTGCCCGAGGGCCCCTTTCCGGGCCACCTGGTGGACGTCAGCGGCGCGGGGACCCTGTCCCACAGCTACCAGTACGAGGTGTGTCTGACGGAAGGATCTGGGACCAATGAGTTCAAATTCTTGAAGCCTATCTTCCCCAGTATTCTGAGCCAGGACCGTAGGAACAAGTCAGAGGGAAATTCAACCTTCCGGAATAGTTTAG
- the LOC113928585 gene encoding protocadherin beta-15-like isoform X2, whose amino-acid sequence MEAGGECFPKQRQVLIFFLVLGVALAGWESRRYSVMEETESGLFVANLAKDLGLGVGELAARGARVVSEDNEPRLLLDLQTGELILNEKLDREEMCGPRDPCVMHFQVLLKKPLGVFRAELLVRDINDHSPEFPEGEMTLKISENSPPGTVFPLKKAQDLDVGNNNIQNYSISPNSHFHVSTRIRGDGRKYPELVLDKELDREKQTELRLTLTALDGGSPPRSGTTQVRILVLDVNDNAPEFAKTLYQVKVPENSPVGMLIIKVSARDLDTGTNGEISYSYFYISQEISTTFELNNLSGEVRLVKKLDFETRSSYELEIDAADGGGLSGRCSVSIEVVDVNDNFPEITISSLTSPIPENSPETEVALFRIRDRDSGDNGRMTCSIQDDLPFLLKPSEENFYTLVTNGALDRETRAEYNITITVTDLGTPRLKTQHNITVTVSDVNDNAPAFSQAAYTLRVRENNSPALHIGSVSATDRDSGANAQVTYSLLPPQDPQLPLASLVSINADNGQLFALRSLDFEALRAFEFRVGAADRGSPALSSQALVRVLVVDDNDNSPFVLYPLQNGSAPCTELVPRAAEAGYLVTKVVAVDGDSGQNAWLSYQLLKATEPGLFGVWAHSGEVRTARLLSERDAVKHRLVVLVKDNGEPPLSASVTLHVLLVDGFSQPYLPLPDAAAAEARADPLTVYLVVALASVSSLFLFSVLVFVAVRLCRRSRAASGGGCSVPEGPFPGHLVDVSGAGTLSHSYQYELDTILQVEERALATMSVKARCNDDCAGLC is encoded by the coding sequence ATGGAGGCCGGAGGGGAGTGTTTTCCCAAACAAAGGCAAGTCCTGATTTTCTTTCTCGTATTGGGGGTGGCTCTGGCAGGCTGGGAATCTCGTCGCTATTCCGTAATGGAGGAAACCGAGAGTGGCTTGTTTGTGGCCAACCTGGCCAAGGACCTGGGGCTGGGAGTCGGGGAGCTAGCAGCACGGGGAGCCCGAGTGGTCTCTGAGGATAACGAACCCCGCTTGCTGCTTGATCTGCAGACCGGGGAGTTGATATTAAACGAGAAACTGGATCGGGAGGAGATGTGTGGCCCCAGAGATCCATGTGTAATGCATTTCCAAGTGTTATTGAAAAAACCATTGGGAGTATTTCGAGCTGAGCTACTGGTGAGAGATATAAATGATCATTCTCCAGAGTTTCCTGAAGGAGAAATGACTCTGAAAATCTCAGAGAATAGCCCCCCCGGGACCGTGTTTCCTCTGAAAAAAGCCCAGGACTTGGATGTGGGCAACAACAACATCCAGAATTACAGTATCAGTCCCAACTCTCATTTCCATGTTTCTACCCGCATCCGGGGGGATGGTAGGAAATACCCAGAACTGGTACTTGATAAAGAGCTGGATCGAGAGAAGCAGACGGAGCTCAGATTAACCCTCACAGCGCTGGATGGAGGCTCTCCACCCCGGTCTGGCACCACCCAGGTGCGCATCTTGGTCTTGGACGTCAATGACAATGCCCCTGAGTTTGCAAAGACACTCTACCAGGTGAAGGTTCCAGAGAACAGCCCTGTGGGCATGCTAATTATCAAGGTCTCCGCTAGAGATTTAGACACTGGGACAAATGGGGAGATATCCTActcctatttttatatttctcaggAAATAAGCACAACTTTTGAGCTAAACAACCTTTCAGGAGAAGTTCGACTAGTTAAAAAACTAGATTTTGAAACAAGATCTTCATATGAGCTGGAAATAGATGCGGCTGATGGTGGGGGGCTTTCTGGAAGATGCTCTGTCTCCATTGAGGTGGTGGATGTTAATGATAACTTCCCAGAAATAACTATTTCATCACTCACCAGTCCCATTCCTGAAAATTCCCCTGAGACAGAAGTGGCTCTGTTTAGAATTAGAGACCGAGACTCGGGGGACAACGGAAGGATGACTTGCTCcatccaggatgatctccccttcctcctgaaACCATCAGAAGAGAATTTCTATACCCTGGTAACAAATGGGGCGCTGGACAGAGAGACAAGAGCCGAGTACAACATCACCATCACCGTCACCGACCTGGGGACCCCCAGGCTGAAAACCCAGCACAACATAACGGTGACGGTCTCCGACGTCAACGACAACGCCCCGGCCTTCAGCCAAGCCGCCTACACCCTGCGGGTGCGCGAGAACAACAGCCCCGCCCTGCACATCGGCAGCGTGAGCGCCACGGACAGAGACTCGGGCGCCAACGCGCAGGTCACCTACTCGCTGCTGCCGCCCCAGGACCCGCAGCTGCCGCTGGCCTCGCTGGTGTCCATCAACGCGGACAACGGGCAGCTGTTCGCGCTCAGGTCCCTGGATTTCGAGGCGCTGCGGGCGTTCGAGTTCCGCGTGGGCGCGGCCGACCGCGGCTCGCCGGCGCTCAGCAGCCAGGCGCTGGTGCGCGTGCTGGTGGTGGACGACAACGACAACTCGCCCTTCGTGCTGTACCCGCTGCAGAACGGCTCCGCGCCCTGCACCGAGCTGGTGCCCAGGGCGGCCGAGGCGGGCTACCTGGTGACCAAGGTGGTGGCGGTGGACGGCGACTCGGGCCAGAACGCCTGGCTGTCGTACCAGCTGCTCAAGGCCACGGAGCCCGGGCTGTTCGGCGTGTGGGCGCACAGCGGCGAGGTGCGCACGGCCAGGCTGCTGAGCGAGCGCGACGCCGTCAAGCACAGGCTGGTGGTGCTGGTCAAGGACAATGGCGAGCCGCCGCTGTCGGCCAGCGTCACGCTGCACGTGCTGCTGGTGGACGGCTTCTCGCAGCCCTACCTGCCGCTCCCGGACGCGGCGGCGGCCGAGGCCCGCGCCGACCCGCTCACCGTCTACCTGGTGGTCGCCTTGGCGTCGGTGTCGTCGCTCTTCCTGTTCTCGGTGCTGGTGTTCGTGGCGGTGCGGCTGTGCAGGAGGAGCCGGGCGGCGTCGGGGGGCGGCTGCTCGGTGCCCGAGGGCCCCTTTCCGGGCCACCTGGTGGACGTCAGCGGCGCGGGGACCCTGTCCCACAGCTACCAGTACGAG
- the LOC118356961 gene encoding LOW QUALITY PROTEIN: protocadherin beta-15-like (The sequence of the model RefSeq protein was modified relative to this genomic sequence to represent the inferred CDS: inserted 4 bases in 2 codons): MEAEKERFPRLRQVLLFVLLAHTWAEQEDYRIAEETESGSFVANLAKDIGLAVKELSWRRARIIFTNDKKYFQLNLQTGDLRVNEKLDREELCGPTEPCVLQFQVLLEEPLEVYRYKLLVTDINDNSPVFPEAEMILKIMENTLPGTVFPLKNAQDLDVGINNIQNYTIYPNSHFHVLTRNSGEGRKYPELVLDKALDREEQPELRLTLLAVDGGVPPKTGTALVLIDILDINDNAPEFVQPLYRVQILENSPLGSLIVTVSARDLDTGTNGQVFYSFFYGDEEISRTFALNELTGEIKIIRELDFEKIISHELDIKASDGAGLSGKCTVIIEVVDINDNTPELTVASLISAIPENSPETTIALFSIQDRDSGDNGEVVCSIQDDVPFTLKPSVENFYKLVTEGELDRESQAEYNITITVTDLGTPRLKTQHNITVTVSDVNDNAPAFSQAAYTLRVRENNSPALHIGSVSATDRDSGANAQVTYSLLPPQDPQLPLASLVSINADNGQLFALRSLDFEALRAFEFRVGAADRGSPALSSQALVRVLVVDDNDNSPFVLYPLQNGSAPCTELVPRAAEAGYLVTKVVAVDGDSGQNAWLSYQLLKATEPGLFGVWAHSGEVRTARLLSERDAVKHRLVVLVKDNGEPPLSASVTLHVLLVDGFSQPYLPLPDAAAAEARADPLTVYLVVALASVSSLFLFSVLVFVAVRLCRRSRAASGGGCSVPEGPFPGHLVDVSGAGTLSHSYQYEVCLXGEAGSREFKFLXSVVPTQQRSVDGVEEKSNFVNSFGFN; encoded by the exons ATGGAGGCTGAAAAGGAACGCTTTCCTAGACTAAGGCAagttcttctctttgttttgctgGCTCACACTTGGGCGGAGCAGGAAGATTACCGTATTGCTGAAGAAACAGAGAGTGGTTCTTTTGTGGCCAATCTAGCAAAGGACATAGGGCTAGCGGTAAAAGAGCTCTCTTGGCGGAGGGCTCGGatcatttttacaaatgacaaaaaatattttcagctgaACCTTCAGACTGGAGATTTGCGAGTAAATGAGAAACTGGATCGGGAGGAACTGTGTGGCCCCACTGAGCCTTGTGTACTTCAATTCCAGGTGTTACTGGAAGAACCTTTAGAGGTATATAGGTATAAGCTTTTGGTCACTGACATAAATGACAATTCCCCTGTGTTCCCAGAAGcagaaatgattttgaaaatcaTGGAAAATACTCTTCCAGGGACTGTGTTTCCCCTGAAAAATGCACAAGATTTGGATGTAGGTATCAATAATATTCAAAACTACACCATTTATCCCAACTCCCATTTCCACGTTCTTACGCGCAATAGCGGTGAAGGCAGGAAATACCCGGAACTGGTTCTGGACAAAGCCCTAGATCGAGAGGAGCAGCCTGAGCTTAGGTTAACTCTCCTGGCAGTAGATGGTGGAGTTCCTCCCAAAACTGGGACAGCCTTGGTCCTCATTGATATCTTGGACATCAATGACAATGCCCCTGAGTTTGTGCAGCCACTCTATCGTGTGCAGATCCTGGAAAACAGTCCTCTGGGATCTCTTATTGTCACTGTTTCAGCTAGAGATTTAGACACAGGAACAAACGGCCAagtattctattcatttttttacgGTGATGAAGAGATTAGTAGGACATTTGCACTTAATGAACTCacaggagaaattaaaataattagggaactagattttgaaaaaattatatcaCATGAGCTGGATATTAAGGCCTCTGACGGGGCAGGTCTTTCTGGAAAATGTACTGTCATAATAGAGGTGGTGGATATAAATGACAACACCCCCGAACTGACGGTGGCTTCACTTATAAGCGCCATCCCAGAAAATTCCCCTGAGACCACAATAGCTCTTTTCAGTATTCAAGACCGAGACTCTGGGGACAATGGGGAGGTGGTTTGTTCCATCCAGGACGATGTTCCATTCACTCTGAAACCTTCCGTTGAGAATTTCTACAAGCTAGTAACAGAAGGAGAGCTAGACAGAGAGAGCCAGGCCGAGTACAACATCACCATCACCGTCACCGACCTGGGGACCCCCAGGCTGAAAACCCAGCACAACATAACGGTGACGGTCTCCGACGTCAACGACAACGCCCCGGCCTTCAGCCAAGCCGCCTACACCCTGCGGGTGCGCGAGAACAACAGCCCCGCCCTGCACATCGGCAGCGTGAGCGCCACGGACAGAGACTCGGGCGCCAACGCGCAGGTCACCTACTCGCTGCTGCCGCCCCAGGACCCGCAGCTGCCGCTGGCCTCGCTGGTGTCCATCAACGCGGACAACGGGCAGCTGTTCGCGCTCAGGTCCCTGGATTTCGAGGCGCTGCGGGCGTTCGAGTTCCGCGTGGGCGCGGCCGACCGCGGCTCGCCGGCGCTCAGCAGCCAGGCGCTGGTGCGCGTGCTGGTGGTGGACGACAACGACAACTCGCCCTTCGTGCTGTACCCGCTGCAGAACGGCTCCGCGCCCTGCACCGAGCTGGTGCCCAGGGCGGCCGAGGCGGGCTACCTGGTGACCAAGGTGGTGGCGGTGGACGGCGACTCGGGCCAGAACGCCTGGCTGTCGTACCAGCTGCTCAAGGCCACGGAGCCCGGGCTGTTCGGCGTGTGGGCGCACAGCGGCGAGGTGCGCACGGCCAGGCTGCTGAGCGAGCGCGACGCCGTCAAGCACAGGCTGGTCGTGCTGGTCAAGGACAATGGCGAGCCGCCGCTGTCGGCCAGCGTCACGCTGCACGTGCTGCTGGTGGACGGCTTCTCGCAGCCCTACCTGCCGCTCCCGGACGCGGCGGCGGCCGAGGCCCGCGCCGACCCGCTCACCGTCTACCTGGTGGTCGCCTTGGCGTCGGTGTCGTCGCTCTTCCTGTTCTCGGTGCTGGTGTTCGTGGCGGTGCGGCTGTGCAGGAGGAGCCGGGCGGCGTCGGGGGGCGGCTGCTCGGTGCCCGAGGGCCCCTTTCCGGGCCACCTGGTGGACGTCAGCGGCGCGGGGACCCTGTCCCACAGCTACCAGTACGAGGTGTGTCT AGGAGAAGCTGGGAGCAGGGAATTTAAGTTTTT GTCTGTTGTCCCTACCCAACAGAGGTCTGTGGATGGTGTGGAGGAAAAGTCAAATTTTGTAAATAGTTTTGGATTCAATTAG